In Fluviicola taffensis DSM 16823, the following are encoded in one genomic region:
- a CDS encoding MarR family winged helix-turn-helix transcriptional regulator: MTTQEWPLGRFFSFLTKQYIGKLAIQMEKTPVERYYFPLYLIGKKNGIISQQELANQLLMDKVSLVRILDALESDGFIERKTNPNDRRQHLLNITSQAEPWIGEIEKGIKETNEYFFSLLDPSLHATFELILTELITKTQEIPADQFEFFYPKKLNS, translated from the coding sequence ATGACAACACAAGAATGGCCTTTAGGTCGATTTTTTAGTTTCCTAACGAAACAATATATCGGAAAATTAGCGATTCAGATGGAAAAAACTCCTGTTGAGCGGTATTATTTCCCTTTGTATCTGATTGGAAAAAAGAATGGAATAATTAGTCAACAAGAATTAGCTAATCAATTATTAATGGATAAAGTTTCGTTGGTTCGTATACTGGATGCTCTCGAATCTGATGGTTTCATTGAGCGCAAAACAAATCCAAACGACCGAAGACAACATTTACTTAACATTACTTCTCAAGCAGAGCCTTGGATTGGAGAAATTGAGAAAGGAATCAAAGAAACAAACGAATATTTTTTCAGCCTTCTAGACCCTAGTTTACATGCCACCTTTGAGCTAATACTTACTGAACTTATTACAAAGACACAAGAAATACCAGCAGATCAATTCGAATTTTTCTATCCCAAAAAGTTAAACTCATGA
- a CDS encoding efflux RND transporter periplasmic adaptor subunit produces MILKLIPFFTLIVLLTACGEEKEDLKAQKAPIVTVDVVQIKAGEVIRSIAIPGSVIPNEQVDVYSEVAGRIQRISFKEGQNVSKGSVIIQVDSDILKAQKAQLMVTLDLAEKDQKRKELLYQSKGISLQEYEIAESALANTKAQLDLLNVQISKATIRAPFSGKIGLRFVSEGAFISTNTRITSIVQENPVKIEFSVPEKYTRNVKTGQLIQFQLDGDLKTYSAKVYAFEPRINEGTRMMTVRASLPNPGGLIPGSFVSINYDMGKEENAFMVPSESIIPILKGQKIFVVRNGLIEEIQVEIGIRTPDKVQILGALNEGDQVLISGLLAVRAGMPVKTKLATK; encoded by the coding sequence ATGATATTAAAGCTTATCCCATTTTTTACGCTCATTGTTCTACTAACGGCTTGTGGAGAAGAAAAAGAAGATTTAAAGGCTCAAAAAGCCCCAATCGTAACTGTTGATGTGGTTCAAATTAAAGCTGGTGAAGTTATTCGATCTATCGCAATTCCTGGCTCCGTTATTCCGAATGAACAAGTGGATGTCTATTCTGAAGTTGCAGGGCGGATTCAACGTATTTCTTTTAAGGAAGGTCAAAATGTAAGCAAGGGTTCTGTCATCATCCAAGTAGATTCCGATATTTTAAAAGCGCAAAAAGCCCAATTAATGGTTACACTAGATTTAGCTGAAAAAGATCAAAAACGAAAAGAACTTTTGTATCAATCTAAGGGAATTAGTTTGCAAGAATATGAAATTGCAGAATCTGCACTCGCAAATACAAAAGCTCAATTGGATTTATTGAACGTTCAAATTTCCAAAGCAACCATCCGTGCACCTTTCTCTGGAAAAATTGGTTTAAGATTCGTTAGCGAAGGAGCATTCATTTCAACAAATACACGTATCACCTCAATTGTTCAAGAAAATCCAGTGAAAATCGAATTTTCTGTTCCTGAAAAATATACGCGAAATGTCAAAACAGGACAACTCATTCAATTTCAATTAGATGGTGACTTAAAAACATACTCAGCCAAAGTGTATGCTTTTGAACCACGTATCAATGAAGGAACCAGAATGATGACCGTTCGTGCTTCTCTTCCAAATCCAGGAGGATTAATTCCTGGTTCTTTTGTTTCCATTAACTACGACATGGGGAAAGAAGAAAATGCATTCATGGTTCCGTCTGAAAGTATCATCCCAATTCTAAAAGGTCAGAAAATTTTTGTTGTTCGGAACGGCTTGATAGAAGAAATTCAAGTAGAAATTGGAATCAGAACACCAGACAAAGTTCAAATCCTTGGAGCATTAAACGAAGGAGATCAAGTACTCATATCTGGTCTGTTAGCTGTTCGAGCGGGAATGCCTGTAAAAACTAAACTCGCTACGAAATGA
- a CDS encoding efflux RND transporter permease subunit — MNIASISINRPVLASVLSIIVVLFGVIGFIFLGVREFPSVDPPIITVTTNYVGANPDVIESQITEPLEESINGISGIRTVTSTSSDGRSSIVVEFDLSVDLDNAANDVRDKVSAAIRNLPPDADPPVVVKSDANAETIFSLTVQSDKKTLLELTDLGNNVFKERLQTIKGVSEIRIWGEKKFSMKFNLDPERMAGLGLTALDVKNALLNQNVELPSGRIEGNTVELTIRTFGRLTTEEEFNNLIVAKKGTQIVRLKDVGRANLAPENERTLLRGNHGIPMIGIAINPQPGANYIEIVDEIYKKVEQIKKELPKDVHLGVALDSTQNIRKSISEVEETILIAFGLVVVIIFLFLRDWRTTLIPIIAIPISLIGTFFIMYISNFSINLLTLLGIVLATGLVVDDAIVVMENIYARVERGEDPKEAAHKGSKEILFAIISTTITLTTVFLPIIFLDGLTGRLFREFGVVVAGSVIISAFISLTLTPMMSARLLKKKEKHSRFYKMTEVWLDKLMSGYRNSLTKFMKRPWIAFILMAFCIVLIIWNGLSLKSELAPMEDKGRFQIRSNAPEGTSFERMDFHQQQIIDLIDTLPEKTSIIAVTSPSFNSGAVNAGFVRVNLLPVKDRKRSQEEIVNLLNKRLGEFNFARSFIVQEQTIGGGRQSGLPVQYVLQAPNFETMKETLPKFLEQAIADPVFKIVDVDLKFNKPELQVDIDRDKAESVGVNVNDIASTLQLYFSGQRYGYFIMNGKQYQVIGQAMKEKRDDPSDLSAIQVRSESGELIPLDNLVTVRNESSPPQLFRYNRYVSATVQADVNAGFTVGDGIDAMDKIAEQVLPESFSHSLAGTSKEFAESGSSIIFAGLLALVLVFLVLAAQFESYRDPWIILFTVPLALAGALFSLWLTDQTLNIFSKIGIIVLIGLVTKNGILIVEFANQRREDGLSIKEAIIDACAQRFRPILMTTLATILGALPIALALGDAATSRISMGISIVGGLAFSLILTLFVIPGLYIYLTSKKSKLKP, encoded by the coding sequence ATGAACATTGCATCCATCAGTATAAACAGACCAGTTTTAGCAAGTGTTCTATCCATCATTGTGGTGCTTTTCGGAGTAATTGGATTTATCTTTCTTGGTGTTCGGGAATTCCCCTCGGTGGATCCACCCATCATTACCGTTACGACCAATTACGTTGGAGCAAACCCAGATGTCATCGAATCACAAATAACAGAACCATTGGAAGAATCAATCAATGGAATCTCGGGAATACGGACTGTTACTTCAACCAGTTCTGACGGAAGAAGTAGTATTGTAGTAGAATTTGATTTGAGTGTAGACTTAGATAACGCCGCAAATGATGTGCGAGATAAGGTTTCCGCTGCTATCCGAAATCTTCCGCCAGACGCAGACCCTCCAGTCGTTGTGAAATCAGATGCCAATGCAGAAACAATCTTCTCCTTAACCGTTCAATCCGATAAAAAGACTTTGTTGGAACTAACCGATTTGGGAAACAATGTATTTAAAGAACGTTTGCAAACAATCAAGGGGGTTAGTGAAATCCGTATCTGGGGAGAGAAGAAGTTCTCCATGAAATTCAATCTGGATCCTGAAAGAATGGCAGGATTGGGTTTAACTGCTTTGGATGTGAAAAATGCCTTATTGAACCAAAACGTAGAATTACCTTCCGGAAGAATTGAGGGAAACACGGTCGAATTGACGATTCGCACCTTCGGTCGTTTAACTACGGAGGAAGAATTCAACAACCTAATTGTTGCAAAAAAAGGAACACAAATTGTTCGTTTAAAGGATGTTGGTCGTGCAAACCTTGCTCCTGAAAATGAACGCACTTTACTTCGAGGAAATCATGGAATTCCTATGATCGGTATTGCCATCAATCCACAGCCAGGAGCAAATTATATAGAGATTGTCGATGAGATTTACAAAAAAGTAGAACAAATCAAGAAAGAACTGCCTAAAGATGTGCATTTAGGCGTAGCTCTCGATTCCACTCAAAATATCCGAAAATCCATTTCAGAAGTAGAAGAAACAATCCTGATTGCCTTTGGATTGGTTGTAGTCATTATTTTCCTGTTCCTGCGTGACTGGAGAACCACCTTGATTCCAATCATTGCTATTCCGATTTCATTAATCGGAACCTTCTTTATCATGTACATTTCGAATTTCTCAATCAACTTACTTACTCTACTCGGAATCGTTCTAGCAACAGGACTAGTGGTCGATGATGCCATTGTTGTTATGGAAAATATCTATGCACGGGTTGAGCGTGGTGAAGATCCGAAAGAAGCTGCACACAAAGGTTCAAAAGAAATTCTATTCGCCATTATTTCCACAACTATAACACTTACAACGGTTTTCCTTCCGATCATTTTCTTAGATGGATTAACTGGTCGTTTATTCCGTGAATTCGGAGTTGTTGTTGCTGGATCAGTAATCATTTCTGCTTTTATTTCCTTGACTTTAACTCCAATGATGAGTGCCCGTTTGTTGAAGAAGAAGGAAAAACATTCTCGTTTCTACAAAATGACCGAAGTGTGGTTGGATAAACTCATGTCGGGATACAGGAATTCGCTCACTAAATTCATGAAACGTCCATGGATTGCATTTATCCTAATGGCATTTTGTATAGTCCTGATCATTTGGAACGGTTTAAGTTTAAAATCAGAATTAGCACCAATGGAAGACAAGGGGCGTTTCCAGATCAGGTCAAATGCACCAGAAGGAACTTCCTTCGAAAGGATGGACTTTCATCAACAGCAAATAATCGACCTCATCGATACCTTACCTGAAAAAACAAGCATTATCGCAGTAACTTCCCCAAGTTTCAACTCAGGTGCCGTTAATGCAGGGTTCGTTCGTGTGAACCTCCTTCCTGTAAAGGATCGAAAACGTTCGCAAGAAGAGATCGTCAATTTACTCAATAAACGTTTGGGAGAATTCAACTTTGCGCGTTCTTTTATTGTACAAGAACAAACAATTGGTGGAGGACGTCAGTCAGGACTGCCAGTTCAATACGTATTACAAGCTCCCAATTTTGAAACCATGAAGGAAACACTTCCAAAATTCTTGGAACAAGCAATCGCTGATCCTGTTTTCAAAATCGTGGATGTAGATTTGAAATTCAATAAACCCGAACTGCAGGTAGATATTGATCGCGACAAGGCTGAAAGTGTTGGAGTAAATGTCAATGACATTGCTTCTACGCTTCAATTATACTTCTCTGGTCAGCGTTACGGTTATTTCATTATGAATGGAAAACAGTACCAGGTGATTGGTCAAGCTATGAAAGAAAAACGGGATGATCCCTCAGATCTCAGCGCCATACAGGTGAGAAGTGAATCTGGAGAGTTGATCCCTTTGGACAACCTTGTAACAGTCCGCAACGAATCAAGTCCACCACAATTATTCCGATACAATCGCTATGTTTCAGCAACAGTACAGGCAGATGTGAATGCGGGTTTCACCGTTGGTGATGGAATTGATGCCATGGACAAAATTGCGGAACAAGTACTGCCCGAAAGTTTCTCTCACAGTTTGGCAGGAACCTCGAAGGAATTTGCCGAAAGCGGAAGTAGTATCATCTTCGCTGGTCTTCTTGCATTGGTATTGGTTTTCCTCGTCCTAGCAGCACAATTTGAGAGTTACCGCGATCCTTGGATCATACTATTTACCGTTCCTCTAGCACTGGCAGGAGCACTATTTTCCCTTTGGCTAACGGATCAAACATTAAACATCTTCTCAAAGATCGGAATTATTGTATTGATTGGTCTGGTTACCAAAAACGGAATCTTGATCGTTGAATTCGCGAATCAGCGACGGGAAGATGGTTTAAGTATCAAAGAAGCAATTATCGACGCTTGTGCACAGCGTTTCAGACCAATTTTAATGACCACCTTGGCAACCATTTTAGGTGCGCTTCCTATTGCATTGGCATTGGGAGATGCTGCAACCAGTAGAATTTCAATGGGAATTTCAATCGTGGGAGGACTAGCTTTTTCCTTAATTCTAACCTTATTTGTGATTCCTGGATTATACATTTATTTGACATCTAAAAAATCGAAATTAAAACCATGA
- a CDS encoding TolC family protein, whose product MKQFILLFLILSSRVTLSQQILSFEEVIKRTLANNFDVLIQRNNTKVADNSNNIGTAGYLPTVAVNADQSWTFTNTRQEFFSGQINEKNGARNNAFTAAARLNWTLFDGFAMFARDKRLQLSEDLATVNLTAQMEMSIYQASILYYSIQYYKRMQTVYEEAIQLSKERFDLISLKSKNGAANDLELLQAKLDLNTDSSNYLNHLNLIIKTKADLASVMGDAGNVQFDVDEIIPVLQPITQSAVLESALAQNTSILIQKSQIAIIDQQRKELKSRYYPQLSFYAQYTTAISQSEVGLLSSNRSLGPGFGFTLNWTILDGLSNVTAVKNNQLQKENAELTVQKQEQTIKTEVEKAWQDYVFSERMFRLENSSIINTTEMFEIAQKSFENGSLTQFELREIQFSIIQAKNRQLSAEFNLRTAALNLALFTGNYKNLIP is encoded by the coding sequence ATGAAACAGTTTATTCTTCTATTTCTGATTCTTTCAAGTAGGGTTACTTTGTCTCAACAAATTTTAAGCTTTGAGGAAGTTATTAAACGGACTCTAGCAAATAATTTCGATGTATTGATTCAGCGCAACAATACAAAAGTTGCAGATAATTCAAACAACATAGGAACTGCTGGATACTTGCCAACAGTTGCTGTCAATGCCGATCAAAGTTGGACTTTCACCAATACAAGACAAGAATTTTTTTCCGGTCAAATCAATGAGAAAAACGGGGCTAGAAACAATGCGTTTACAGCAGCAGCACGCTTAAACTGGACATTATTTGATGGTTTTGCGATGTTTGCACGTGATAAAAGATTGCAATTATCGGAAGATTTAGCAACTGTAAATCTAACGGCTCAAATGGAAATGTCCATTTATCAAGCTTCTATTTTGTACTACAGTATTCAGTACTACAAACGAATGCAAACCGTTTATGAAGAAGCCATTCAATTATCAAAAGAACGCTTTGATTTGATTTCATTGAAATCGAAAAACGGTGCAGCAAATGATTTGGAATTATTGCAAGCAAAGTTGGACTTAAACACAGACTCTTCCAACTACTTGAATCATTTAAATCTAATCATCAAAACAAAAGCCGATTTAGCTTCAGTTATGGGTGATGCAGGAAATGTTCAATTTGATGTTGATGAAATAATTCCAGTCCTGCAACCTATAACCCAAAGTGCTGTTTTGGAAAGCGCTTTAGCTCAAAACACAAGTATCTTGATTCAAAAAAGTCAAATTGCCATTATTGATCAACAACGAAAAGAATTGAAAAGTCGGTATTATCCACAACTGTCATTTTATGCCCAATACACAACTGCAATATCACAAAGTGAAGTGGGTTTACTTTCATCCAATCGGAGTTTAGGTCCAGGCTTTGGGTTCACCTTAAACTGGACTATTTTGGATGGTTTATCGAATGTGACAGCCGTCAAAAATAACCAACTCCAGAAAGAGAATGCAGAATTGACTGTTCAAAAACAAGAACAAACCATCAAAACAGAAGTTGAGAAGGCATGGCAAGATTATGTATTTTCAGAACGGATGTTCCGCTTGGAAAATAGCTCAATAATAAACACTACAGAAATGTTTGAAATTGCTCAAAAATCCTTTGAAAATGGTTCTTTGACACAATTTGAACTACGAGAAATTCAGTTTTCGATTATTCAAGCAAAGAATAGACAATTATCAGCTGAATTCAATCTACGAACTGCAGCTTTAAATTTAGCTTTGTTTACTGGAAACTATAAGAACTTAATACCGTAG
- a CDS encoding LytR/AlgR family response regulator transcription factor, giving the protein MKTKRVLIIDDEVDARRVISKYLERYFPSFQIVGEADSFKSAVELVNSTEADLIFIDINLGDGSGFEVLDESDAFAAEVIFTTAFDQYAVKAFRYHAMDYLLKPIDSELFVEAVNKAIDKVRDLRSMSADQIMMSYGNGERKISIPTADGMCFVRLDSIVCMEADSSYCKIFLDDSKEIIVSKPLRFFDDKLRTNINFIRPHKSFIVNMKFVDEYLKEDGGYIKMKNGLKVPISRQKKEDVIRDLQNHFL; this is encoded by the coding sequence ATGAAAACCAAAAGGGTACTGATTATTGATGATGAAGTTGATGCAAGAAGAGTAATTTCTAAATATCTAGAGCGTTATTTTCCAAGTTTTCAAATTGTTGGAGAGGCAGATTCCTTTAAATCTGCTGTTGAGTTAGTTAATTCGACTGAAGCGGATTTAATTTTCATTGATATTAATTTAGGTGATGGAAGTGGCTTTGAAGTATTGGACGAAAGTGATGCTTTTGCTGCTGAAGTTATTTTTACCACGGCCTTTGATCAATATGCTGTAAAAGCATTCAGGTATCATGCGATGGATTATTTATTGAAACCGATAGATTCTGAACTATTTGTTGAAGCAGTCAACAAAGCAATAGATAAAGTAAGAGATCTTCGTTCAATGAGTGCTGATCAAATAATGATGTCTTATGGTAATGGTGAACGTAAGATTTCAATTCCGACGGCTGATGGAATGTGTTTTGTCAGATTAGATTCTATTGTATGCATGGAAGCGGATAGCTCTTATTGTAAAATTTTTTTAGATGATTCCAAAGAGATTATTGTGTCAAAACCACTCCGTTTTTTTGATGATAAATTGCGCACGAACATCAATTTTATCCGACCTCATAAATCGTTTATAGTGAACATGAAATTTGTAGATGAATATTTGAAAGAGGATGGAGGATATATCAAAATGAAAAACGGATTGAAAGTTCCCATTTCTCGCCAAAAGAAAGAAGATGTGATTCGTGATTTACAAAATCATTTTTTGTAA
- a CDS encoding sulfatase-like hydrolase/transferase, translated as MAKLFLSLVIAVGVLITSSFEFNRLPENEVKKYKTEYVFVLVIDGPRFTETFGDSTYKYIPHLGNDLKKEGVLLSDFRNNGPTLTISGHSAIITGRYQRLSNGGKQLPKYPTMFQYYLKEKAVPRSDAWVISSKGKLEVLGNTRYKKWWNVYKPYTYCGLNGNGADYTNDQETFDKVKEVLSSEKPPHLMLINLLAADAYAHSKEWEMYLKSIQKCDDYAFQLWNFIQSNEKLKDKTALIITNDHGRHLDGHKDGYISHGDGCEGCRHISLLAMGPDFKKNVVSKNCSEQLDISKTISEILHFQMPTGKGRVLTELFD; from the coding sequence ATGGCTAAATTGTTCCTTTCTTTGGTAATTGCGGTTGGAGTTCTTATCACTTCCTCATTCGAATTCAATCGGTTACCTGAAAATGAAGTAAAAAAATACAAAACAGAATATGTTTTTGTACTAGTAATTGATGGCCCGCGTTTCACAGAAACATTTGGTGATTCTACTTACAAATACATTCCACATTTAGGAAATGACTTAAAAAAAGAAGGCGTTTTATTGAGTGATTTCAGAAATAATGGACCAACATTAACAATTTCTGGACATTCTGCTATCATAACTGGAAGATACCAAAGACTCTCAAATGGGGGAAAACAACTACCAAAATACCCTACCATGTTTCAATATTATCTGAAAGAGAAAGCCGTTCCACGTTCAGATGCATGGGTTATTTCCAGTAAAGGAAAATTGGAAGTTCTAGGAAATACCCGCTATAAAAAGTGGTGGAATGTGTACAAACCATACACCTATTGTGGACTCAATGGAAATGGAGCAGATTACACCAATGATCAAGAAACATTTGACAAAGTGAAAGAAGTTCTTTCTTCCGAAAAACCACCTCATTTGATGTTAATCAATTTACTTGCAGCTGATGCTTATGCTCATTCCAAAGAATGGGAAATGTACTTGAAATCGATTCAGAAATGTGATGATTATGCCTTTCAATTATGGAACTTCATCCAATCTAACGAAAAATTAAAAGACAAGACCGCACTCATCATTACCAATGATCATGGTCGCCATTTAGATGGTCATAAAGATGGATACATCAGTCATGGAGATGGATGTGAAGGCTGTAGACATATTAGCTTGCTAGCAATGGGTCCAGATTTCAAAAAGAATGTGGTCTCTAAAAACTGTTCAGAACAATTAGATATCAGTAAAACAATTTCTGAAATCCTGCATTTTCAAATGCCAACTGGAAAAGGAAGAGTTTTGACAGAATTATTCGACTAA
- a CDS encoding YchJ family protein → MSLESVQLCYCGSNKPFENCCEPFLQGTNFPSTAEELMRSRYSAYVTMNVSYILETTSPKYRKYYNPKSILEWASKSTWISLEIISSSEKRVKFVATYLDETGVLTRHTEDSQFEKIGGRWYFMDGE, encoded by the coding sequence ATGAGTTTGGAATCCGTTCAGTTATGTTATTGTGGAAGCAATAAACCATTTGAAAATTGCTGCGAACCTTTTTTACAAGGAACGAACTTTCCTTCGACTGCAGAAGAATTAATGCGTTCAAGATATTCTGCCTATGTGACTATGAATGTTTCATATATCTTAGAAACAACTTCTCCCAAATATAGAAAATACTACAATCCGAAATCCATTTTGGAATGGGCATCTAAAAGCACCTGGATTAGTTTAGAAATCATTTCTTCTTCCGAAAAACGGGTGAAATTTGTGGCGACTTATTTAGATGAAACTGGAGTGCTAACTAGGCACACGGAAGATTCCCAATTCGAAAAAATAGGAGGTCGCTGGTATTTTATGGATGGAGAATAA
- a CDS encoding serine hydrolase domain-containing protein, translating into MIFGFPRFATLLVFFFLVLGCQTKVKKTEKVSAKVLVNSFQFPKFNSVPKSFSPHYYDSISAFYRNRIAEDFNGMFLIAKNGEIVYERYKGFANEKFNKRVDKHTPLHVASISKVVTALIICKLVDSNQVVLDKDIRSYLPEIMYEGITVRMLLNHRSGIPYYGYFPYTIWPATKNLTNQKIIQLLNQYKMPLYFPPNSQFSYCNTNYALLALIAERVTQKKFPKIAKEFIFEPLGMTDSFINDGRQNSDTIARSYDSRNRLEPFTNLDGIYGDKNLYTTARDLLKLDKATYSNDFLSASIKKEIFRGYSYERKGKSNYGLGFRMREDKGKSSLFFHTGWWHGNTGCYASLRKDTICMIIISNHYTKKVFGINRLSTLFGNYPYEPLIDTKENFIKPNDAKSQMTEAIRKKKP; encoded by the coding sequence ATGATTTTCGGATTTCCTCGTTTTGCAACTCTTTTAGTGTTCTTTTTTTTGGTTTTAGGCTGTCAAACCAAAGTCAAAAAAACAGAGAAAGTATCTGCTAAAGTACTTGTAAACAGCTTTCAATTTCCTAAATTCAATTCTGTTCCGAAGTCATTTAGCCCTCATTATTACGATAGTATCAGTGCATTTTATCGGAATCGAATTGCAGAAGACTTCAATGGGATGTTTTTGATCGCTAAGAATGGAGAGATTGTTTATGAACGTTACAAAGGATTCGCAAACGAAAAATTTAACAAGCGAGTGGACAAGCATACTCCGCTGCATGTAGCTTCTATTTCCAAAGTAGTTACGGCTTTGATTATTTGTAAGTTAGTAGATTCCAATCAAGTTGTTTTAGATAAGGACATTCGGTCGTATTTGCCTGAAATTATGTATGAAGGAATTACGGTACGTATGTTGTTGAATCACCGAAGCGGAATTCCATATTATGGGTATTTTCCATATACCATTTGGCCAGCAACCAAAAATCTAACGAATCAAAAAATCATTCAGTTGTTGAATCAATACAAAATGCCTTTGTATTTCCCTCCGAATTCCCAGTTTTCCTATTGCAATACCAATTATGCCTTGTTGGCACTTATAGCGGAACGAGTTACGCAAAAGAAATTTCCGAAAATTGCCAAGGAATTCATTTTTGAACCACTTGGAATGACTGATTCGTTTATCAACGATGGAAGGCAAAATTCGGACACCATAGCTCGTTCGTATGATTCAAGAAATCGCTTGGAACCATTTACGAATTTGGATGGAATTTATGGAGATAAAAACCTGTATACAACAGCTCGAGATTTATTGAAATTGGACAAGGCAACTTATTCAAACGATTTTTTGAGCGCATCCATCAAAAAGGAAATATTTCGAGGGTATAGTTACGAACGAAAAGGTAAAAGTAATTACGGTCTAGGATTTAGAATGAGAGAGGATAAGGGGAAATCTAGCTTGTTCTTTCATACAGGTTGGTGGCATGGAAATACGGGGTGTTATGCATCGCTCAGAAAAGACACAATTTGTATGATTATTATTTCCAATCATTATACGAAGAAAGTATTTGGAATTAATCGCTTGTCGACCTTGTTTGGAAATTATCCTTATGAGCCTTTGATTGATACAAAGGAAAATTTCATCAAACCCAATGATGCAAAGTCGCAAATGACAGAAGCTATTCGAAAAAAGAAACCATGA
- a CDS encoding GldM family protein, with protein sequence MKLIISIVACFVCSMSFSQIVLSIPEYNVVYRGYDNKLKIGAGSETAFLDLESTQAQIYRTDSCFILKPTGSEKTITVIARNFKDKNVVGTWQFRVLNLPTPTIFWGMHPSGSAVVTLDKVNLRAGYDENSILENPGFEVVNYQVNSPLIEKPMSPINGGVVTQEVLDALTKAKSANKGKPVSFTVILQVKGKDGLIRKMTAEYTY encoded by the coding sequence ATGAAATTAATAATCAGTATAGTCGCGTGTTTCGTTTGCTCTATGAGTTTTTCTCAAATTGTTCTATCTATTCCTGAATACAATGTGGTTTATCGAGGGTATGACAACAAATTAAAAATAGGCGCTGGGTCAGAAACAGCATTTCTAGATTTAGAAAGTACACAAGCTCAAATTTACAGAACAGATTCTTGTTTTATCTTAAAACCAACAGGATCTGAAAAAACAATTACTGTAATTGCACGAAATTTCAAAGACAAAAATGTGGTTGGAACTTGGCAGTTTCGCGTTTTAAATTTACCAACACCGACTATTTTCTGGGGAATGCATCCTAGTGGTTCGGCAGTTGTAACGTTGGACAAAGTGAACTTACGCGCTGGATATGATGAAAATTCAATTCTGGAAAATCCAGGTTTTGAAGTTGTCAATTATCAAGTGAATTCTCCGCTGATCGAAAAACCGATGAGTCCAATTAATGGTGGAGTAGTCACACAAGAAGTTCTAGACGCATTGACAAAAGCGAAATCTGCGAATAAAGGAAAGCCAGTTTCTTTTACGGTTATTTTACAAGTCAAAGGAAAAGATGGATTGATTCGCAAAATGACAGCTGAGTATACGTATTAA